The DNA sequence TTTAGTGTTATAGTTAACGACAAGACAACTGAGgataatcaacatcatccaagaagcgccgttacactaataaatctcatctccatcttacaacaataataataataaataaataaataaataaactatcacgtagtgtgttgttatcgtctggtattagctaacaaacgGGTTATAGTATTGAGTTTTGAACATAACAACACAGCTTGTTTGAAAGTTAGCTTTCATATTTTGACAAAGCTAGGCTAGCTGTTTCTACATCTTCCATGTAGGCCCACAGAACATCTTTGTACTGAGATAACCTGAGCTGATAGCTACTTTCCTCCTTAGCTAAAGCCTTCAACTAAACAGGTCGAAGTACGTGAGTCAGTGACTGTAACTGTAGGAGTTTATGTATTTCAAACAaagctttaaatacatttaaatgatggAATAATtggcaaagaaaacatttttgtagGCAGAACTTATCTGTACATTTACTTCGCTGCATCTTATTTCTTTAtcaagaaaatatgtttgtaCTTCTGGGTTACTTTAAGACTGTTCATGACAAGAGTTCTCaggttttataataaaaaaaaaaaaccctaagcaactactttatttttatttttctatcccCTTGTTTAACAGCACCagcaccaacaccaacaccaacagaTGCAAAAGCAGGAGGCCCACTGCCTCTCACAGGCTCAACAGCAGCACCTACAACCGCCCGAATAACTCCAGCTCTTTCTCCTGTTTCCCCCAGTGAGTAAGCATTTTGTTAACTGGAAGCTTGTCTGCAAGTTGCAATCCAATGAAATTCCAGAAAAGGTCTTTAATTCACTGTATTTAATTCTAGCTAATGCAGATGGAAACGCCCCAGTGACAGAGAAGCCTGCTCCTACTACAACAGTACCAACAGACCACAAGGCTGTAACTGGTACACCTGCTGTCGTTGACTTGCCAAACAATGACAGTAAGTTTTTCATTAGTATGATGTTAAAACACCACATATGAActggaattattattatttttacagaagagatttgatttaaatgtttcaagttgttttgtctttttttttctttaagctaTGAAAAATGGCACTTTGCAGCCAAGATCTTCTCAACACCCTAACTCCTTTCCTGGAAATGACTCAACAGAGACAATAAATGTCACTGAAGCTAAGACACAGAAGGGTGACTGCAGTCAGCAAACTTAACATATATGGATTTAACTAtccaacccttttttttttttgcaccattaTTAAactagtttgatttttttttttcagaagttGAAGAGACCactgagaaacagaaaacaggaaaaggtATGTTCCAAGACcccttcttgtttttcattttaaaatcctaTCAAATATTTGTTGTAAACTTAATTTAAGAAGAATTGGTATAGATGCTTTTAATTCACATTACATTGTTCTTttctgtaatatctgcaggtaCAACTAATACTGCCCCAGGTAAAGtatatatttgtaaaaaaataatgtttttttttgttaagaacAAACTCTTCAGGTTTTCCTTCTTATAATCTtcattaaaatgagaaaattaaCGTAAACAAATTCAATTGTTTTCTTGACATTCCCTATAAGGTTGATGCTTTTATTAGTTGATAGATAATTCTTTAAATGAGGAAAGGTAAATACTGAACTTTGTATTTGAAATAGACTTATCATGTTATTTATGGTAtaaattaattatattttttgtcattatcTGCTAGTATCGCATCAAACTGTTAGACCTCCAGTGATGCCGCATACGGAGAAAGGAGAAGCCAAAGAGAAAGGAGCTGGTGAGTTATATTTGactttactttatactttatttcagacccataggtccatatcattacagtttgtgcatgttAGTGTTTACAGTGTTGAACGGAATCAATCATGAAATCACAAATTCATTGAAGCTTTATCGTTTTTGTTGATGATAATTTCATCGTTGTGTTCTTTTCAAAGGATCTCAAACTGGCAATGGTGAGAaagacccccccaaaaaatcaggtaatgttttaaaaacttgtCTATAGACTGTTATATCAAATTCATCTCTGCAAACAGATCCTGCATTCAAATACAGAATCTGCAGACGTGATGTTATTGTTGGCATTAGCAGCGTTCTGGTTACATTTTTATCATCAACTAGCGTTTCTGGGAGTATTGGAtgtatgcaggaaaacagtccatgtggaggagaaaaaagagactGTACACATCAGCTGTGATGTAATCCCGCTCCACGATGTAGCTTTAACTATTCTCCATATATAATTATCTGCAGTATTGCTGAGCACTGATTACACAGgaagcccaaaaaaaaaggtgtctgtGTCTCCCAGATGCTATGTAGATGTATACCCCATTAAGGGATGGCTACAAACTGTATCTGGCCATGTATTGTACCAGAATCAAACAAGttctgtagcattagccgcctCCTGATGGTTGCCCAAGGTTACGCAAAATGATAGCCTTCAATCAAACAGATGGCgtgatgtttcagtttttattcagACTGAATCAAGGTGGCGAAGTGGCCGAGACATATTCTTGGGCTAACATGCCGCTTTAATGGCACTTGAATCAAAATCTGGTTATCACTAtccaaagacatttaaaaaaagagcactttttttttttttacatttaatctgtTAAAGACAGATGTAGCAAGCTACGTATATGATTGACAGATGCTAATATCTTGACTGTAATGTCCTATAGGGATGAAGGGAATTAGCCATACAGATTGCAGGTTTAAGTAATTGGGCTTGATTGTCTAATTCaaattttataataataataataataataataataacacatttttaattatagGCACCTTTCAAAACACCtaaggtcaccttacaaagcaatgataaaaatcaacaacaattcAAAAGAGGGTTGTCTTTGAGTTGCTGCAACAGTTAAATTACTCGCCTGCCATTTGGTAATACATATACTATACAGTATAAGTATATAtactatacagtatatgtatactgcagagacaaaaaaaacatgttaaagctaACAACTGTTTCTTTCCTCCACTTCTTTTATTAGACAATAGGCTGTGGTGGATTCTGTTGCCTGTCTTCCTGgtgggagctgctgctgccattGTGCTCAATTTCAAATGCAAGAAGCTCCACGATCACACAGGTGGATACACAAATATCATTCAGTAAAGCTCTATTGCATCCACTGTTGGTTTTATAAATGGATGCTTGCACTGGATGGATTGAGTAATGATTCCCTTATCATTTAAATGAGATCATACTTATTTATGGATGAGTTGATGATGTCTTCCATTGTGTTCTACTCCTCAGAAACCATCGACACTGGAACTGAGAAGTAAGTGATCTTTCTACTGTATTTGAAAGACGTGTAAACATCCAAAGCGCTctttattttgtctgtgtttctctctttcacagTGCATCTTTCCAGAGCAGACCTGAGAGCACCAAAGACGGTGTCATGCTCCTCGGGGTGAAGTCATCAGGCGGAGAAGAGAACGGTGAGCAGCCTTCCGCCTATTTCCTGCGAGAGTTCCTTCCAAGTTCCTTCTGTTTGTGCATTCTTCCATCACTTGGTCAAGCCGTTGCTCCAGACGCAGTTTTGCAATTATTCCAGGGAAGTAACGGGCTTTTAATATCTCATTGTGCAGCACGGGTTTGTGGGGCTTAGCTGGCCGACAGAAGGTGTTTCCTGCGATTTTCGCCCCCACCCTCCAACAAGCAGCCGGGCTTGAAAGATAGGGACTTcctaacataaacacagatTATTTTGGACGGGAGCTATTGTGCGGTCAGTAAATGTCACTGTGGCCCAGGCGCTTCAGGCGTGTGCGTGTTTATGGTGGGTTTAATGTATGCGCACATCCACCGGCTGTGCATGTATCAGACGTGGTTTGTACACAGACTGTACCCCTTGACCCCTCCCgtgaacaaaataaatctggGCAGTAAATATCTTACCTTCCTTCCCTCGTACAATCAGGCCTGGAGGACATTGCtgcaacactggagggaaatgGAGTCATGCTTTAGGAATTCTGCTGAGGGAGAAAGTGTTTATGTTGTCACAGACTACTGGATTTCTTTGGATTTCGGGGTTATAAATTTTTATCTGACTGTGAACCATGTTGCCCTCTTCCCAGATAAAACCTTTTggtccaactttcaaaaaatttaacttctttttaaaatcctgtATTAGCGAGTATGACAACTATAATGTCTGCTAATGTAGCACAATGTAATGTTATGTATGTCAGACGAGGCCCAAACAGCCTTTTATAAACAGTGTCCACGTCAAAGATTAACTGTGAGTTACACATAAGATACACAAAATAAAGGAGGAGTAGATTTATTGTCAGAAAGTGTTGCTTAAAGACGTACGGGACGAAATCAACAAAGATATAAATCGTCCCATCTTGTCCACAGGGGGGAGCCAAAATcggttcctcacaggagcttaaatGACCACTTAACCTAGATTTATCAAGATGTCAgcgtctcttcttcctcttttgatTCTGAATCAGTCAATAAATGATTGGCCACACCCACACAGTCTTGAGTTATAGttcaaaaaaaccaaaatgagTCACAATGTTTTTGgtccgtttaaaaaaaaaaaggagcgtTAATTTGACCTCGATTGAATTAGATGCTTAATGAGACTATCAACTGTTatattaacatttttctttccagTGTCTGAAACAGGTCCTGTTTCCTTTCCAATCTAAAGCATACTGACCATTACTAAATCAATGCAGCACTGCTGTGTAGCTGAACACACACTTCGATTGGTGTTTTGTTAGGCTTGTACGTTGGTGTTATTTTCTGATCACGTAGATTTGGTCTTGATCCTAATGTGGTTTCCTCTGTTGTCATGTGCGTTCCAGCTGCTGCCAGATAGAAAAGAAGCAACATGAAGAAAAGCCAGCGGATGAGTCACAGCAGCCGCCCACACACTGATGATCTGTGGAAACAGTTCCATGTTTTTGATTTGACTTGATTTTGAGAAGAAAGGTGTTTTACCGTGgttttgatgtttgattttgttaGGCTGCATACAGTTTTATAAAGCAGAGTTTGTAACTGTGATCAGAAGTCTCAGTCAGTGAACTTTTCACCACCAGCAGTACATACCAAATGACTACATGCAGTACATCTCTTTGAATTGATGCACTGACCAAATTAAATGTCCAAATAAAATGATAGATTCTAAATGgaacaaagtaaataaaaactttgtgtTTTACCTTTAACTTTAGTATaatgctgaaaaacacaaaccaaaatacAGCGGCGTGGAtcattcctctgtgtgtttgactaAAACTCATCTTCTGTACAGTGCACTGACCTcatatcatgtttttgttgtaattaaATTCTGTTCATTTCATGCTTTTATAGTTATTTCTGGGTTCTGTTGTAAACCATCATGTAATAGTGTTGAACTGTTTTGTGGATTATGttgttattatgttttattttgcatcttATTCAATGTCACCAAAAGATAATATCATGGCAGGCTTTTTGTTGATGTGCTCTCTCCATTATAActtttcatgtcttttaaattgtcattttaaaaatgtctaatacggacaaattaaatatttctcaAGGCTTCTTCTGCAGAAACAATTTGAAGCCAACAATCTTTTGCATGTCTGCGTATTCCCAACCAGTTTGTATAGGTAACCAAAGGTGATTCAATGTTGTAATGTTGTTGTAAGATTCTTTGTTCCAGTTAATAAAACACGGAAAGCAAGCACGAGGACAACGTAAGGCAGAGGCATTGTATTTAAGGACACTGGAAATACTTTATGGCTTGAATTCTCAATAAATCACTTGGAAATATTTGTGTTCTTGAGAAGATTTTTGGAGATTTTTGCACAGATATATATAACATCATTGCATTAAGTATAGTTATTTCAAACAGCTATGACATGTAAGGGgtaatattttatttgaaaacgATAGTTGGAACTGCTGGTGAGTATTTCAACCACAGTGTTGTTGCAGTGCTccaccactagagggagccGATGGTCAACgcaagacagagagagcgagcagcCATGTTTCTGCTCGTCCTTCATAAACTGGTGTCTGTTGCAGAGAGGTTTCATTAGGTTGTTGTCAGAGGAGTGTGATTTAGACGACCAATGTGAAAACTCTCACTGCCCTACATAACACCGTGTTCATTTAGTGTGGGACAATCATAAACAATCCCACCACATCTTTACAGTGATTTGTATGAAACCAATTCAATTTCACACTACAAATTCAAATGACTAAGCGATTTTGTTGTTATCGCCCCCATTTTGaaagcattcacacacacacacaggtttataATGACTAGTGCTATCTCTGGTCTTTGAAAGCTGAGACTGCTGGATAACAGCTTTGACTGTGGGCGCATTTTTCGCTCTCAGAGACAGTGAGCATATTGGCAGAAGGCCCCATTACACACCATTATAATGCCTCAGCAGCTGTGGCGTGGACTGAGTTAcattcaaagctcttttactTCAGCCTCACCCTACAACATGCAGCGTGTAGTGTTCCTCTGTGCCGTTTCACTCTGTAGTTTGATATGAATCTGAGTCTTTGACAGTAAAAATCAACGCAAATGTTACCCACAGGAGTTCCGTTTTAATGTGTTGTACAAAATGACATCGTGCTGCATATTGCCTTTGCAATGAATGCTTAAGAGAATAAATGGAGGTCATTTCCACATTAATGAATCTGTAATGTTTTCAGCACAGCaataaaatgcaacatttaGCTCTAGTAGTGCTCCCTTGTGAGTGTTTCTCGGGAGAAAAATAACTTCTTTTTGCTTATTTAAATTTACATCAGAAGATTGGAGTCTAACACGGTCTTGAATTCTCTAAAATAATGGGAGCTATTGAAACTGTACCACTGATATTACAGCTACAACACATTCCCTGTCTTAATTGTTTTACATTCAGGACACCTGCTACCAATAAATATACAAGACTGAATAACGTGGGGTTATGGGGTATTAAAGATAGTTTATGTTGGTGTAACCATTACATGCATGTATGCATTACGGGAAAGTCACATGCATGGTTTACTCATTATTGAACAACGTTGTTAAACGTATTGTTGATAGGTTATAATGTCAAACACCCAGATCCTCAGAGTTATGTCTCCTTGGGTACAAGTCGTTTCCCACAACAGAAGTATAAGTTAGTCTGAATAACAACAGCTGGCTTTATAACATGAGCTCTGTTATTGTAAGATGTTGGAAAAGCAGAAAACCCCTACTGtacaaacatgtcaaaaaaaatgtgggGAGAAGAAATGATGGCAATAGTTGAATGTGATATTCTTGGGAAACTTGAGTTCCAGGATGACACGGCTAATGAACGATGGGACCGTTTAAGTTGGACGCTTATGTCGAAGTGAAGCAACCTGACCTTGTTTTAATGGACTAGTTCAGCACAAACTATATTTAATCGTAGTTGTCATGCATTAATGACTCACAACATTATTGTAACCAGTTTTTTTGCAGTCCTTGCATAGTTTCCttgcatacttttttttttctctttttgtttcttttgcttctttttttcttgtttattacGGAAAACTCATGTTATAAAagtcaaatacatttacaaatagACATAAAATTGTGCATTAGTGCaaagaaaatgtctctaaatagagcctttttaaaaaaaaacaagtatgttAGCTTTTGTgtaagaggtcaaaaagctccagctacacttgtagtatgaagatcaactttattaacaaattaaacagacgtgtttcagcttgtggccttcatcagagTCATCAAGAGACAGCTTTTGTGTAAGGACATTCacgtaaacattttttaatttttagctATTTCTGATTTTTGTAGGTCTCGTGAACAACATCCCTGATTCTACCTGTAATTAtctaataaaaatgatttttaaaaattaccATTTAACAATTATAAGATTAAATTAAACAGAAGCTTGATTGAGAGTGGAAAGATtattaaatgaaaaagtttaatctgaatacagaaaataaaagggAATCATTCTTCTACAGGCTctatcaaaattaaaaaaaatttttttaaaaaaaatctgaaatccCCTTTACTTTATACCAGAGGGGACTAACTTCCATTTGACACACATCAGCTGTGTGCCAGAGCAGTAGATCTCTGGTATGCACGAGGAAGACTCCTGCACATGCAACCAGTTATCTCCAGCTGAGATACAAAAATGCAACTCAGCAAAAAGGCTCCTGCTGTTAAATTTCAGGGTGGGGGAGAAAAGAGGGGGGGACCAGAGGCACGTTTCACTGAGCAGAGAGCTGTGCCAGGTCAGACATACCAGGCGCCTCAGCAGAGAGTTCATCTGAAATGCGATGACTTAgtgacctgaaacacaacacctGTTATCTTTTGCCTCTTTCAGGGAAACAGGAGTTGGCACATGGAAGAAATTCAGCAACAGATTTTAGCTGACTCGCTCTACCAGCAGGACGTGAAGGTCAAACGCAGATGTGTTTCGTTTACTAGCCTCAGTGACAGATTCATTCTACTTTAATATACTTGTGAAATCTTAGGCTTTATCATGCTCTGGATGGTGTCACAAAAGCCCAGAAAACCACAGGCAaacatcaaaaaggaaagttttcaATGAGGCAGATTTGAATAGAAACAAGAGGGGGAACAGCTTAAACCCAGACAGCAATAAATGGATTGATTTTGCAGAGATCCGACAGTTGCTGTACACATTATAGGTCCCTCAAGCTTTTAGCTGTGTTTTATGTGATGCATGTGTTCAGAGATCAAACTGGCTTCTTCCTACCTATCTGAGTAACAAGAGCAGTGAGAAAATTGAAATGTTGGACCTCAAACTATAACGAGCTCCCAAATCTCTACATTATCTTGTGTACATAGTCTTTCTCAGTCTGCGCACTTATCACTTCAGGTTTGGGATGATTGCGTCCTAGAATGACTTCAAACTGTGCAGATAAAAAGTCTCTTTGCTTGCCTTTGTCCCAAGATAGCATGTTGCTTGGTTTCCAAATGATTTTCAGTTGCGTGAACGCAGGAGTCGCTCAGTGTTAAAACTGCACAGAGCGATATGCTCTTGCAGCTCATTGTGGTCATTTTACTGCTTTATGATTAAATGCACCTAAAGTGTTGACCTTGCAGAATGCATTTCACCCAGGCTGCACCGTTAACCCATATTGTTTCAAGTTATGACAGCATCTGCAGATAGGAGCaggtcattaaaatgttttataaatagtGTCCGCCGTAAAAGTGTGTCAGTGAAGCTCTGGCATTCACAGGTCCATGCCTTTAAAACATATGTaacctcattttattttcaacctaTTGGTCAGGCTGCATAGAGGTCAGACTTTGCATATGGCTCCCTGCTTGTTAAGTTTTTATGATGCAGTGTGAAATGTGGACTACTGGGTCTGACGCTCTCTCAAGTGCAATCATCTCAAACGAACATCGAATATATAGGACAAAGCTTTGATCACCGAGTGAGTTTACACGCTCATTATCCGGGCTCTGAGTATAGTCTTGATTTGATCTTACTCAGGATATGGTAGCATAGGATATGAGAACCATGCGTACATTACAGTATCCAGGCGCTTGATTATCCGAGTGCAGCTGTATTTTGATTTAGCAGCCTCGTTGACATGTTCTGTCCCAATAAAAGGAGGACAAACGTGGACCTACGTGCTGCAGTACATGCTGTCAGACCACTCTAGTATGCATATCCATGATTTCTAAGTCATCTCTGATTCCACAATAAGAGGCCTAAACTCTAGATTTCTTGGCATCAGCACCTTAACTAGCCTAAAGAAGAATACAGGATGTGTCCAAACGTTGACCTACTTAAAATAAGATCACACCTATGTACTGCATTTGATCCCCTGCTAATATTTGAGTCTTCTGCACATAACTTTAACAAAGGCCTTATGTAGCACTTTAAACAGTAATTACCTGCATCCACAAAGGCAGTAACACTAGCTCACGCATGTGACTAACTTCTGAGGTATATCTATTTCTCCACGTGTGACTGGAGAaaagcgctctctctctctctcactctctctctttcatccattGGATTCCATTACCCTTTAGCCAGCAGGGCTGCTGGGGGTGAAAGGGGGGGGCAGATCCAGTTACTGGGAGAAAAATCCTGTTGAGACGGAGTATGATGAGGGATAAACTACTGAGCAGCTGTGCTCAGTGTTTTACCTGGCAAAagcacacgcacatacacatacaaatacagtAAGATGAGACAATTTGGCTCAGTaaatgtgtcacattttaaaggacAGAGGGATCAGGCGACACATGTACGCTTTGATTCTGTTTTATACATCGGACTaagaaaatgttgtatttattttgcataattCTGGCCTTAAGTCTGAGGTGAAACAAattaagtttcttttttctttggctCATTTTAATTATCTTGACTTTTATTATTGCAGCCACTAAGGTGCTTCTATATTCTGCAGACATACAGTTCTTCTTTAAATGCTGTTTAAGTGTGCCAAGGCAGTGGACGTGAGGTCAACACCAATAAACTTAAGACTCGTGTTTCTAGGTCAGTTCAGtttaaaactttgatttttACTGCAGACATTGCCAAagcctttgtgttttaaatttagTTCGCCCTTTAagaattgcacaaaaaaaacaaaaaaaacatttaatgcatGAGGTTGGTTGTCAAATCAGAAGTGAAGGTATGACATATAACCTTCAGGTGGTTTGCTAAGAAGGCTTGATGTTCACCACagtacattaaatgtttgtgtttgtttttttacaaaaaaatgtaatacttGTTTCCTCCGcattcaacaacaacatagaCTCTGAAGTCCTTGAAGGACACAcctttaattctttaaaaatacttttctatTTGCTTTGTGGTCCAAGAAAGCATCTCATGTGTACTGTTAATTTATGGATACACTTGAAAACTTGTGATAAAAAGCCACAAGAccagatttttattttgccttcagccccaaaaaaaaccctgaaaatcttattgcttttaaatAAGTAACTTATAATTTAATAAAGCAGATGAACTGGCAGCTTCATAAACCTGATATGAACTTAATGGTTTCAGATAGTAAGAtaataaatgtacagtatgacGCACATCTTGCCAAACAGACAGATGACAGATCCCTGAGTGTGCAATAAAAAGCAGGGTTGTAGAAAATGAATCTTCAAAATATCAgtttttacaaagaaaacaccAAACTTCTCTCCACAGGCTTGTAGAGAGCATGCTACCTTCTCCACGTAGCAACACAAACTATCTCCAAAACTATTGG is a window from the Labrus mixtus chromosome 23, fLabMix1.1, whole genome shotgun sequence genome containing:
- the LOC132958339 gene encoding mucin-2-like; protein product: MKTVRVVVLVLLASVHNLTPVSSDDSVPTPKTVPPVSSDNSVPIPAIVPSAPAPTPTPTDAKAGGPLPLTGSTAAPTTARITPALSPVSPTNADGNAPVTEKPAPTTTVPTDHKAVTGTPAVVDLPNNDTMKNGTLQPRSSQHPNSFPGNDSTETINVTEAKTQKEVEETTEKQKTGKGTTNTAPVSHQTVRPPVMPHTEKGEAKEKGAGSQTGNGEKDPPKKSDNRLWWILLPVFLVGAAAAIVLNFKCKKLHDHTETIDTGTENASFQSRPESTKDGVMLLGVKSSGGEENAAAR